The Sus scrofa isolate TJ Tabasco breed Duroc chromosome 4, Sscrofa11.1, whole genome shotgun sequence genomic sequence AACTGCTGTACACAACACTGAATTTGATTTAGTCCCTTTTCAAGTGAGTTTGCAGTGTGTTGCAGATATTCTGTGACTgtattaaaagataaatgaaaacatggcAAGAAAACCAGTCAACCTTTTGGTTTTTGTCattacataaaatgtttaaagtaagCCTTGAGAACcgtgatgaggagttcccattgtggcgcagcggaaacgaatccaactagtattcacaaggatgcgggttcgatccctggcctcgatcagtgggtcagggatctggcattgctgtgagttgtggtgtaggccacagctgcaactctgattcaccccctagcctgggaacttccatatgccatgggtgcagcccttaaaaaaaaaaaaaaaaaaactgtcatgaTTACTAGTAAAATTCTACAGAAATAGTGACAGATCATGGACATTATAATAATTTCAAGTTTCTTTAAACAAGAAACTTTTTTCTAAAGTCAGATTTTCTTTTAGTTATGAGGTCACAAGCCAACCAggatgaaatggataaattttgTAGGATCAGAGACTCTTAAGCAGTGGTCTAGTTAATCCACCAGGCTTCTACCaatctaaaaagatgaaaatccaTTCTTGAATTTCCCTAATTTCATTTAGTATTGTATTCCTGAGTTTAAGAACATTTCATTCAGCAAGAGAattttttctatgtaaaattaCCCATCTTGGATCCTTTAGATAATAAATTAAGctaatattctttcatttttaatttggctAAGATGGAAAAATTGCTAATCAATATCCTCTCAGCTAGCATTTCATATACTACACAGACTGTGTCATTCTTCATGCAAGTCTTTTCTTtcccaagaaagaaaagcatctcttcatttttagagtttttaattgtgattaaatatgtataacataaaatttgccatttaaaCTGTTTTAAGAGTCCAGGTCTGTGGCATTAAGTGCATTCCTGCTGTGCGACCATCTCCACTATCCATCTCCAGGACTGGTTCACCTTCCCAGCTGAAACTCTGTCTCCACTGAGCTGTAActtccccctttcctcccccggccccagccccCACTATTCTCCTGTATgtcgtataagtgatatcatataatgttggTCCTTTTTGTCTGGCTCTTTCACTCAGCGTGATCTTCACAATTCATGCCTGTTGTAGTACGTGtcacaatttccttcctttttaaagctgaatcaTACCCCTTGTGTGAATGGACCACATCTTGTTCTTCCATCCACGGACACCCGGGTTGCGTCCAGCTTTTGCCTGTCGTGAATAATGCTGCCTTGAACATTGGCGTGCAAGTAtcagagtccctgctttcaagtctttggggtaaatacccagaaatggaatcacTGGATCACGTAGaattctatgtttagcttttcgAGGCAGTGACATACCATTTTCTATGGCAAATAACAGTTCTTTTTAAgttataacatttttattcttttctgctatttatcactttatttactaagtcatttattttccaaagtttTAAACATCTCTCTTAAATGTGGTGCCTAAACCAGAGGTCATCCTCAAGCCTGTCCGGCTGCAAGATGGAGTGTGACTCGtctatttctttgctcttcttttttatgCCCATAGAATTCGTCCCTGTTTCAtcttgttttgaaataaaatcttCCAAGTCTTACACCTGTGCCTTGTTTTTAAACCACTTTTATCTTCTCAATGCCAGACACTAGCCCTTCCACCTCCACAGCTTGGGACACCCTTGGCTTCATGTATGCAAATACCACTCTTTACACAATTGTGTGAATGGCAAGTGTGCGTGTGTATGCACACCCTCTAGACAAAACGCCCATCCTCCAAGGCTGCTGGTCAGTTACGTGTTAACTTTCACACTCCCCGCAAGAGCATAATGAGTGCTAGCATGAGCTTCAACCCTTGGTTGGGAAAGAGGTGATAAGTGGTGCTGATTTCTGAAACCTAGCTTAGGCGTCCAAAAGGTTCATGTGCAGTGAAGGTTGTTGCCTGGTTTGGGGGCCAGAGCAATGTTAAATTGTAAAGCTCGTGGAGGCCTATGATGGAAATGCTGGAAGCTCATGGGTGCTTGTGATGGAAATGCTGGAAAATTCCCGCCCATAGCATCGCATGCTGGCTTGGACCTGTGCCTCTACTGCCTGGTAAAGGTTAGAACCATACCTGCAGTCGCTGTTCAGGTGCCTGGACTAGTGTAATCTTCCTTTCCCTGAACGTGACCCAATGAACTCTGTCTGTTTGGGGAAAGACACTGCTCTGACCTTAGGGCGGTCTCAGCAACTCTCAGTTGCTCTGATGGGCGTGAATCTCACAATGGATGCCTGTAGACGGCCTGGCGCTGCTGTCTGTAAACTCACTTGTGCAGAGTTAAAGCTGGGAATTAAAGATGGATTAAATGCATGTTGTTATAtctgcattttttctttcacagttaATAAATTTGAAGTAAAATGTCTTATCAGCCTTTTCTACAACTTGGTGGGGGATGTGACGGAGCGGCAGGGCGTGGTTGTCGGGCTCGACAGGAACGCCTTTCGGAACATCCTGCACGTGACGTTTGGGATGACGGATGACATGATCATGGACAGAGGTAGGAGGGCGGCCGTGTCCGGATGCTCAGGTCCAGctgcagctggaaaaaaagacagtttggAGTTTGGACATGGCCTTGGTAGGAAGCTTCACGTTCTTCGGTCCCAGTTCCACTTGAATGGAAGAGTTTAATCTTTGTACTCATAGGGAGGAGATAGCAACCACTCTGCTTGTGAATTTAAGAAGAGGACGAAGTCAAATCAGCAACTGAGTCTCCCTTACTTTATGTCAGAAAACCCCAACTCTTTCTATTGCTTCTTagtaaatagaataataaaaccCAGTTTTTAAGGGACATTGAAATTTCCTTACATCATCAAGAGCATTTCAGGGAAAATTGATTTAATCTTATCTGTCATGTAATAGCATTACTTCCCTTCAATATCAAAATAGAAAATCATATCTTTCATGTTCACAGATCAACATATTTAATATACCAATTTCTGTGTTAATTGTTGATTAGTCTATTTAGATATGCAGAATTTTCTGGCTCCCACAAAGTATGTAGGAAAAATGTAAACATGTAAGTGAAAGGGTTTTCCAGTGTTGTGATGTCTTAGTTTCCTCCTTTGGCAGATGAAAACGTTGGACCCTGCGGTTGTGAAGCTTTGCCTAGACTTTGAAAGTGAATACAGCCTGTGCAGACCCATGGAGGGAATAAAAATGCAGCTCAAGCGTCCTGTTCTGCTCTCTCCTTGCAGTGTTCCGCGGTTTTGATAAAGACAATGATGGCTGCGTAAGTGTCTCAGAGTGGGTTTACGGATTGTCGGTGTTTCTTCGAGGAactttggaagaaaaaatgaaatgtaagagGTCACGTTATGCTAGTGCTAGTGCTTTATGGTGAATATATCTCAAAACTGTAAATCAGTACCCTCCAGCCGTGCCGGGGAGGTGGACTTTGTTGTTTGGTTGGTGTGAATTCCCGTTAGCCTCTTGTACGAAACAGATTCAAGTCAATAATAAGAGTTGACAAACTTAACAGAAAGGCAAGTCGGGAGCTTCTGAGAGGGAGCCCGTGCTGAGCCAGACCGCCAGGCTGTCTGTGCGTGCACACACGTAGGATTAGCTATTTAATGTTTTAGGTATTTCATGTCCTGACCTGTAATCTTAAAAGTAGGGAACATTAATTCTAGTTTCTGATGCTTGGTTAATTCCTGAATAGTTCCAAGTCTGTTTAAGCATCACATCTCGATGTTTCCTGAGAAGGACATGTTAGGCTGTCGCTCCCTGGCTTGCTCTTCACGGCTGAGAGCAGGGCGTGTCCGGGAGGCCAGTTGACTGTGGGAGGCGGTTGGCTGAGGCCTGGCAGCACCTTAGCCCCGGGGACCTTGAAAAGCAGCAGAGCCAACGCCCCCACGGATGGCGGCAAACCCGCACTGGTTGTTTTCAAAGATTGCTTTGAAGTGTTTGACTTGAACGGTGACGGCTTCATCTCCAAGGAGGAGATGGTCCACATGCTGAAGAACAGCCTCCTCAAGCAGCCGTCGGAGGAGGACCCGGACGAGGGCATCAAGGACCTGGTGGAGATCACGCTGAAGAAGATGGTGAGTGGCAGTTTCGGCCTGACGGTCAAAATCCACGGGCCAGGTACGGGACACAAGTGGGAATTCGGATCATAGGAGCTGTGGACTCCTCTTGGCGAAACAAAGCCCTTGACTCGTGCTCCCGTGCCAGGATATTCCTTTAGCCGCAGCAGTTTAGTCTCTTACTTCTCTGACGCCTTCCTCGTGTAGACACCTGAGAAGTGTGTCTGGCTCGAGAGCCTCTCACGCTAACCGCCACGTGGCTGCCGCCCTAGGACCACGACCACGACGGGAAGCTGTCGTTCCCAGACTACGAAGCAGCCGTGAGAGAAGAGGCTCTTCTGCTGGAGGCATTTGGACCGTGTCTGCCTGACCCAAAGGTAACGGGTGCCGCTCCGCTCAGCTCCGACCCACAGCCATGTGGGAGCAGCCCCCGGCCTTGGTCTGGTGGGGGGCTGGATCAATCACTGAAGCCCAGTGTGGGCCAGAAACAGACGAAAAGCCCAAGAGCTGCACTGCAGGCTTATGTGTCCCTGGAAAAGCCAACACAGAGGCCCAGCCATGTGGTAGCATCATTGCGCTAACAGTGCCTGAGCAGCACACCAGCCGCCAGCACTGCCCTAGGCTGGGCCCACATGGCTTCCTGTCATCCCAACAGCTCTGGGCAGTGGGTGGTGTtatatccccatttcacaggtggggaaactgaggcttggagagttTAAGGAACTTGTCTGGGTTCACAGTGCGTGGTTGTGGAGCCCACGGGTGTGTGCCGTCAAGAAGGGCTCCAAATCGGCTGCAGGGAGAGACCGGTGAATGGCTGACAGGACAGGGAGGGCCCCCTGGGTCGTTAAGGATACAGTGGTCAGCCAGGTCCATCTGGGGAGGACCAGTCTAAGCAGAGGGATGGTGATGGCATAGCGGGCAAGGGGGTGACAAAGGAACCAGGTTAAAAGAACACCTGGTTTGGGATGATGACGAGGCTGGGGGCCCAGAGCGGCTGAGTCCCCCCAGAGCTCAGGACTGGACTGTCTTGAAGGTTACGAGGATTTGTTGGAGGGCTTTAAGCAGGGGGCGTGATGTCTAcccaccccctgcctccaggCTGTACCTCCAGCTGTCTTTAACGTGCGGAGTAGACCATCCTACCGAAGCCCTGGCTCCCCCCAGGCTTGCCCCCACCTTACCCCACCCCCGTCTTCCCTGGCTCTGCAGAGGACACCCACACCCTGTCAGAAACCCAGGATCACCCTAACCTTCTCTCTGACAACACCGTTTGCTCCTCCTCCCCAGTAACCCGAGAGTGAGCTCTTCTGCCACCAGCCTCTGTTGGTACCAGCCTCTGTCAAGCTGCTGTCATCAGTCCCCAAGCCTAGGTCACTAGCCTTCCTGCTTCCACTCTGGTCCCCTACTGACTTCTCCAGTGTCTGGTGTGATTAAAGACAGAAAACGCTctggtgccccccccccaggctgTACCCCACCCACCCCGCAGGCTCTGAGGTctcccagggcccctcctccctccagccacagcgcctgctccctcctctctggaacctcccagcccccacctgccgCCCTGCCCTCACCAGAGCCCCTGTCCGGAGCACTTCCCCTCATGCAGTCTCTGCTCCGAGGCTGGTGACCATCTGAACTACTCTCTCCACCCCTGACCGGCTTCTTTGTCTTCACAGTCCCTGTCTTAGGTTATATTTACCCACTTAATTAGTGTCTGTCTAATACGTAGGTGTCGGCTCCCTAAGGGCAGGAACTTGCTTTTTTCACCATATTTCCTCATATGTTGTGTGTAGCATGTAGTAAGTGCCTCATAAATATtgagtggatagatggatgggtgggtggatggttggatgagtgggtgggtgggtggacagAGAGGAAAAGCTCAGAaaggcctggcacagagccctGGATCTCTGCCCTTCCGTCTACTCAGGAACCCCATCGTTTACCCACATCCTCAACCTCTTCCGTCACTACTAGAACCCTCCCATCAGAATCTAAACAGTTCTAAACCCGTCCCATCTGACAGACCAAAGagaaggggggaagggaggaaagaaagaaagaaaaggagagatccCCCCACTCCACATGCCGCTCTCTTCTGTCCAGGGCCTGCCTTTCCTTAGCAGGTGTCTCAGAAGAATATCCCACGTTTATGGCCCGTGACCAGCACTCCTCATCCACTCTTGAAACTGCCCTTGCCAAGCTCACCGCACCCTCCTCGCTAATAAATCCCAAGTGTTCAGCTCTTGGGTTCCTGTCTCACTTGACCTcatcccttccccagcccagccctccatCCAGCTTCCCCCTGGCCCAGCGCCTCCTGGCCACCCTGCAGCCCCGCCGCCATCGATGAGTCCTCCTGCAGTGAGCTGAACCCCCCGAGTTCTGGCCCAGAACACACCCAGGGCTAGAGCAAAGGCGGCTTCTGTGAGTGGAGACCCCAGGCCACAAAGGACTCCTCCTTGGCACCACCTGTCTCTTCAGACATCAGGGGACACACAGAGCTTTCTCCTTGGTACATTTTTGGAAATCTATACTAATTTGAGCACTTTTTCTTTACAGAGCCAGAAAGAATTTGAAGCCCAAGTATTCAAAGACCCAAATGAATTTGGTGAGGTGTGAATTCCCAAATATCTTGCTGTCTCAAGTGAGTAAAAAAAAGAGGCGCGTGTG encodes the following:
- the EFCAB1 gene encoding EF-hand calcium-binding domain-containing protein 1 isoform X4: MNRKKLQKLTESLTKDCKHFNKFEVKCLISLFYNLVGDVTERQGVVVGLDRNAFRNILHVTFGMTDDMIMDRVFRGFDKDNDGCVSVSEWVYGLSVFLRGTLEEKMKYCFEVFDLNGDGFISKEEMVHMLKNSLLKQPSEEDPDEGIKDLVEITLKKMDHDHDGKLSFPDYEAAVREEALLLEAFGPCLPDPKSQKEFEAQVFKDPNEFGEV
- the EFCAB1 gene encoding EF-hand calcium-binding domain-containing protein 1 isoform X2, which produces MNSVCLGKDTALTLGRSQQLSVALMGVNLTMDACRRPGAAVCKLTCAELKLGIKDGLNACCYICIFSFTVNKFEVKCLISLFYNLVGDVTERQGVVVGLDRNAFRNILHVTFGMTDDMIMDRVFRGFDKDNDGCVSVSEWVYGLSVFLRGTLEEKMKYCFEVFDLNGDGFISKEEMVHMLKNSLLKQPSEEDPDEGIKDLVEITLKKMDHDHDGKLSFPDYEAAVREEALLLEAFGPCLPDPKSQKEFEAQVFKDPNEFGEV
- the EFCAB1 gene encoding EF-hand calcium-binding domain-containing protein 1 isoform X3; its protein translation is MQEQSMDCVAVSVCITYTLRRNEEMGSLLWRASSGGCRLPRRKMERSSVHRRQVQQMFTVNKFEVKCLISLFYNLVGDVTERQGVVVGLDRNAFRNILHVTFGMTDDMIMDRVFRGFDKDNDGCVSVSEWVYGLSVFLRGTLEEKMKYCFEVFDLNGDGFISKEEMVHMLKNSLLKQPSEEDPDEGIKDLVEITLKKMDHDHDGKLSFPDYEAAVREEALLLEAFGPCLPDPKSQKEFEAQVFKDPNEFGEV
- the EFCAB1 gene encoding EF-hand calcium-binding domain-containing protein 1 isoform X1 codes for the protein MQEQSMDCVAVSVCITYTLRRWVRGKGRADGVLKRRHGVMMTVTSFWLCLSRNEEMGSLLWRASSGGCRLPRRKMERSSVHRRQVQQMFTVNKFEVKCLISLFYNLVGDVTERQGVVVGLDRNAFRNILHVTFGMTDDMIMDRVFRGFDKDNDGCVSVSEWVYGLSVFLRGTLEEKMKYCFEVFDLNGDGFISKEEMVHMLKNSLLKQPSEEDPDEGIKDLVEITLKKMDHDHDGKLSFPDYEAAVREEALLLEAFGPCLPDPKSQKEFEAQVFKDPNEFGEV